One genomic window of Glycine max cultivar Williams 82 chromosome 16, Glycine_max_v4.0, whole genome shotgun sequence includes the following:
- the LOC106796589 gene encoding LOW QUALITY PROTEIN: pentatricopeptide repeat-containing protein At1g63080, mitochondrial (The sequence of the model RefSeq protein was modified relative to this genomic sequence to represent the inferred CDS: deleted 1 base in 1 codon) — protein sequence MSFSFSLSRRLSSSPSLPIPNFPPFLPNPTFPLCFHSQPPSIDNVVDDTVSQFSGMLLVRHTPPIIEFNKILGSLAKMKQYLTAISLSKQMEVKGIRANFVTLNILINCFCHLGQMAFSFSVLGKILKLGYQPDTITLNTLMKGLCLKGEVKKSLHFHDKVVAQGFQMDHVSYGTLLNGLCKIGETRCAVKLLRMIEDRSTRPNVVMYNTIIDGLCKDKLVNEAYDLYSEMDARGIFPDAITYTTLIYGFCLLGQLMGAFSLLDEMILKNINPGVYIYNILINALCKEGNVKEAKNLLAVMTKEGIKPGVVTYSTLMDGYCLVGEVQNAKQIFHAMVQMGVNPNVYSYNIMINGLCKCKRVDEAMNLLREMLHKNMVPDTVTYNSLIDGLCKSGRITSALNLMNEMHHRGQPADVVTYTSLLDALCKNQNLDKATALFMKMKERGIQPTMYTYTALIDGLCKGGRLKNAQELFQHLLVKGCCIDVWTYTVMISGLCKEGMFDEALAIKSKMEDNGCIPNAVTFEIIIRSLFEKDENDKAEKLLHEMIAKGLLGFRNFHGDKPIQHNNVILIVKKVKLFSLSLSISNFPPFLPNPTFPLCFHSQPPSIDNVVDDAVFQFNDMLLVRHTSPIIEFNKILGSLVKLKYYLTVISLSKQMDVKGIERANFVTLNILINCFCHLGQMAFSFSVLGKILKLGYQPNTVTLNTLMKGLCLKGEVKKSLHFHDKVVAQGFQMDHVSYGTLLNGLCKTGETRCAIKLLRMIEDRSTRPNVVMYSAIIDGLCKDKLVNEAYDLYSEMDAREIFPNVITYNTLICAFCLAGQLMGAFSLLHEMISYGRSQDVYTFSILIDALCKEGKVKEAKNLLAVMTKEGIKPGVVTYSTLMDGYCLVGEVQNAKQIFHAMVQMGVNPNVYSYNIMINGLCKCKRVDEAMNLLREMLHKNMVPDTVTYNSLIDGLCKSGRITSALNLMNEMHHRGQPADVVTYTSLLDALCKNQNLDKATALFMKMKERGIQPTMYTYTALIDGLCKGGRLKNAQELFQHLLVKGCCIDVWTYTVMISGLCKEGMFDEALAIKSKMEDNGCIPNAVTFEIIIRSLFEKDENDKAEKLLHEMIAKGLLGFRNFHGE from the exons ATgtcattctcattctcattgtcAAGAAGGTTAAGCTCTTCTCCCTCTCTTCCCATTCCCAACTTTCCTCCTTTTCTTCCAAACCCCACTTTCCCTCTTTGCTTTCACTCTCAGCCTCCATCCATTGACAATGTTGTTGATGATACTGTTTCCCAGTTCAGTGGCATGCTCCTTGTTCGTCATACCCCACCCATCATCGAATTTAACAAGATTTTAGGATCCCTTGCAAAGATGAAGCAGTATCTTACTGCCATTTCCCTTTCTAAACAAATGGAAGTCAAAGGAATCAGGGCAAATTTTGTTACTTTGAACATCCTCATCAATTGTTTCTGCCACTTGGGCCAAAtggccttttctttttctgtattgggcaaaattctaaaattaggTTATCAGCCGGATACCATAACCTTGAATACACTCATGAAAGGTCTGTGTCTCAAGGGTGAGGTCAAGAAATCACTGCACTTTCATGACAAGGTCGTAGCACAAGGATTTCAGATGGACCATGTTAGTTACGGGACCCTGCTCAATGGACTATGTAAAATAGGAGAAACGAGATGTGCCGTCAAGTTGCTGAGAATGATTGAAGACAGATCAACTAGGCCTAATGTGGTAATGTACAACACCATCATTGATGGCTTATGCAAAGATAAACTTGTAAACGAGGCTTATGATTTATATTCTGAAATGGATGCTAGGGGAATTTTTCCTGATGCTATCACTTACACTACTCTAATATATGGTTTTTGCCTTTTGGGTCAGTTAATGGGAGCATTCAGTTTATTAGATGAAATGATATTGAAGAACATCAACCCGGGTGTTTATATctataatatattgattaatGCATTATGTAAAGAAGGAAATGTGAAAGAAGCCAAAAATTTATTAGCTGTGATGACGAAAGAAGGAATAAAACCTGGTGTTGTTACTTATAGTACTTTAATGGATGGGTATTGTTTAGTTGGTGAAGTGCAGAATGCAAAACAGATATTCCACGCTATGGTGCAAATGGGAGTAAATCCTAATGTGTACAGCTACAATATAATGATTAATGGATTATGTAAGTGTAAAAGGGTGGATGAGGCCATGAATCTCCTAAGAGAAATGCTGCATAAAAATATGGTTCCTGATACAGTGACGTACAATTCTCTTATTGATGGGTTGTGCAAATCAGGGAGAATTACTTCTGCTTTGAATCTTATGAATGAGATGCACCACAGAGGTCAACCAGCTGATGTAGTCACCTACACTTCCTTATTAGATGCTTTATGCAAAAACCAAAACCTTGACAAGGCAACTGCACTATTCATGAAAATGAAGGAACGGGGAATTCAGCCAACTATGTACACATACACGGCACTTATTGATGGATTATGTAAAGGTGGAAGACTTAAGAATGCGCAAGAGCTTTTTCAACATCTCTTGGTTAAAGGCTGTTGTATAGATGTCTGGACATATACTGTCATGATCAGTGGGCTTTGTAAAGAGGGCATGTTTGATGAAGCTTTGGCCATTAAGTCAAAAATGGAAGACAATGGTTGCATCCCTAATGCTGTAACTTTTGAAATCATTATTCGTTCTCTTTTTGAGAAGGATGAAAATGATAAGGCCGAGAAACTTCTCCATGAAATGATTGCTAAAGGCCTATTAGGTTTTAGGAATTTTCATGGGGA TAAACCGATTCAACACAACAATGTCATTCTCATTGTCAAGAAGGTTaagctcttctctctctctctttccatTTCCAACTTTCCTCCTTTTCTTCCAAACCCTACTTTTCCTCTTTGCTTTCACTCCCAGCCTCCATCCATTGACAATGTTGTTGATGATGCTGTTTTCCAGTTCAATGACATGCTCCTTGTGCGTCATACCTCACCCATCATCGAATTTAATAAGATTTTAGGATCCCTTGTAAAGCTGAAGTATTATCTCACTGTCATTTCCCTTTCTAAACAAATGGACGTCAAAGGAATTGAG AGGGCAAATTTTGTTACTTTGAACATCCTCATCAATTGTTTCTGCCACTTGGGCCAAAtggccttttctttttctgtattgggcaaaattctaaaattaggTTATCAGCCGAATACCGTAACCTTGAATACACTCATGAAAGGTCTGTGTCTCAAGGGTGAGGTCAAGAAATCACTGCACTTTCATGACAAGGTCGTAGCACAAGGATTTCAGATGGACCATGTTAGTTACGGGACCCTGCTCAATGGACTATGTAAAACAGGAGAAACGAGATGCGCCATCAAGTTGCTGAGAATGATTGAAGACAGATCAACTAGGCCTAATGTGGTAATGTACAGCGCCATCATTGATGGCTTATGCAAAGATAAACTTGTAAATGAGGCTTATGATTTATATTCTGAAATGGATGCTAGAGAAATTTTTCCTAATGTTATCACTTACAATACTCTAATATGTGCCTTTTGCCTTGCGGGTCAGTTAATGGGAGCATTCAGTTTATTACATGAAATGATATCGTATGGGAGAAGTCAGGATGTTTATACCTTTAGTATATTGATTGATGCATTATGTAAAGAAGGAAAGGTGAAAGAAGCCAAAAATTTATTAGCTGTGATGACGAAAGAAGGAATAAAACCTGGTGTTGTTACTTATAGTACTTTAATGGATGGATATTGTTTAGTTGGTGAAGTGCAGAATGCAAAACAGATATTCCACGCTATGGTGCAAATGGGAGTAAATCCTAATGTGTACAGCTACAATATAATGATTAATGGATTATGTAAGTGTAAAAGGGTGGATGAGGCCATGAATCTCCTAAGAGAAATGCTGCATAAAAATATGGTTCCTGATACAGTGACGTACAATTCTCTTATTGATGGGTTGTGCAAATCAGGGAGAATTACTTCTGCTTTGAATCTTATGAATGAGATGCACCACAGAGGTCAACCAGCTGATGTAGTCACCTACACTTCCTTATTAGATGCTTTATGCAAAAACCAAAACCTTGACAAGGCAACTGCACTATTCATGAAAATGAAGGAACGGGGAATTCAGCCAACTATGTACACATACACGGCACTTATTGATGGATTATGTAAAGGTGGAAGACTTAAGAATGCGCAAGAGCTTTTTCAACATCTCTTGGTTAAAGGCTGTTGTATAGATGTCTGGACATATACTGTCATGATCAGTGGGCTTTGTAAAGAGGGCATGTTTGATGAAGCTTTGGCCATTAAGTCAAAAATGGAAGACAATGGTTGCATCCCTAATGCTGTAACTTTTGAAATCATTATTCGTTCTCTTTTTGAGAAGGATGAAAATGATAAGGCCGAGAAACTTCTCCATGAAATGATTGCTAAAGGCCTATTAGGTTTTAGGAATTTTCATGGGGAGTGA
- the LOC102660939 gene encoding probable xyloglucan endotransglucosylase/hydrolase protein 8 isoform X1 — protein sequence MVLQRQPRGSIQTLNHIPAHQQRAALFHCTLPLQRKRRNHWDSRGSNDTSRRFRRVQTKHRVMNNINDYAKSLFQMCSENGAGPEKDELDFEFLGNKTGKPYLIQTNVYKNGIGGRKMRHMLWFDPTEDYHTYSIHEGRIRMRSC from the exons ATGGTTTTGCAACGTCAGCCGCGAGGAAGTATCCAGACATTGAATCATATTCCTGCACATCAGCAAAG GGCCGCACTCTTCCATTGCACCCTTCCCCTGCAACGTAAACGCCGCAATCATTGGGACTCC AGAGGGAGCAACGATACCTCGAGAAGGTTTAGAAGGGTGCAAACGAAACACAGGGTAATGAACAATATCAATGATTATGCAAAATCCCTTTTTCAG ATGTGCTCAGAAAATGGTGCAGGGCCAGAAAAAGATGAGCTTGATTTTGAGTTTTTGGGGAACAAAACAGGAAAGCCTTATTTGATTCAGACTAATGTATACAAGAATGGGATTGGTGGACGTAAGATGAGGCACATGCTTTGGTTTGACCCCACAGAGGACTACCACACCTATTCCATTCACGAGGGAAGAATTAGAATGAGATCATGTTAA
- the LOC102660939 gene encoding probable xyloglucan endotransglucosylase/hydrolase protein 8 isoform X2: MVLQRQPRGSIQTLNHIPAHQQRAALFHCTLPLQRKRRNHWDSRGSNDTSRRFRRVQTKHRMCSENGAGPEKDELDFEFLGNKTGKPYLIQTNVYKNGIGGRKMRHMLWFDPTEDYHTYSIHEGRIRMRSC; the protein is encoded by the exons ATGGTTTTGCAACGTCAGCCGCGAGGAAGTATCCAGACATTGAATCATATTCCTGCACATCAGCAAAG GGCCGCACTCTTCCATTGCACCCTTCCCCTGCAACGTAAACGCCGCAATCATTGGGACTCC AGAGGGAGCAACGATACCTCGAGAAGGTTTAGAAGGGTGCAAACGAAACACAGG ATGTGCTCAGAAAATGGTGCAGGGCCAGAAAAAGATGAGCTTGATTTTGAGTTTTTGGGGAACAAAACAGGAAAGCCTTATTTGATTCAGACTAATGTATACAAGAATGGGATTGGTGGACGTAAGATGAGGCACATGCTTTGGTTTGACCCCACAGAGGACTACCACACCTATTCCATTCACGAGGGAAGAATTAGAATGAGATCATGTTAA
- the LOC100794739 gene encoding putative pentatricopeptide repeat-containing protein At1g12700, mitochondrial produces the protein MSFSRRLSSSLSPSIPKFPPFLPNPTFLPCFHSQPSSIDNIVVDAVCQFNSMLLVRDTPPIMEFNKIVGSLVKMKHYPTAISLFKQMQVKGIEPDLFTLNILINCFCHLGQMTFSFTVLGKILKLGYQPNTITLNTLMKGLCLKGEVKKSLHFHDKVVAQGFQMDQVSYATLLNGLCKIGETRSALKLLRMIEDRSTRPNVVMYNTIIDGLCKDKLVNEAYDLYSEMDARGIFPNVITYSTLIYGFCLAGQLMEAFGLLNEMILKNINPNVYTYTILMDALCKEGKVKEAKNLLAVMTKEGVKPNVVSYNTLMDGYCLIGEVQNAKQMFHTMVQKGVNPNVYSYNIMIDRLCKSKRVDEAMNLLREVLHKNMVPNTVTYSSLIDGFCKLGRITSALDLLKEMYHRGQPADVVTYTSLLDALCKNQNLDKATALFMKMKERGIQPNKYTYTALIDGLCKGGRHKNAQKLFQHLLVKGCRINVWTYNVMISGLCKEGMLDEALAMKSKMEENGCIPDAVTFEIIIRSLFEKDQNDKAEKLLHEMIAKDLLRFRDFHGERSPVTNKLL, from the coding sequence ATGTCATTCTCGAGAAGGTTaagctcttctctctctccttccATTCCCAAATTTCCTCCTTTTCTTCCAAATCCCACTTTCCTTCCTTGCTTTCATTCTCAGCCTTCATCCATTGATAATATTGTTGTTGATGCTGTTTGTCAGTTCAATAGCATGCTCCTTGTGCGTGATACCCCACCCATCATGGAATTTAACAAGATTGTGGGATCTCTTGTAAAGATGAAGCACTATCCCACTGCCATTTCTCTTTTTAAACAAATGCAAGTCAAAGGAATCGAGCCAGATCTTTTTACTTTGAACATCCTCATCAATTGTTTCTGCCACTTGGGCCAAATGACCTTTTCTTTTACTGTATTgggcaaaattctaaaattaggTTATCAGCCGAATACCATAACCTTGAATACACTCATGAAAGGTCTGTGTCTCAAGGGTGAGGTCAAGAAATCACTGCACTTTCATGACAAGGTCGTAGCACAAGGATTTCAGATGGACCAGGTTAGTTACGCAACCCTGCTCAATGGACTATGTAAAATAGGAGAAACGAGAAGTGCCCTCAAGTTGCTGAGAATGATTGAAGACAGATCAACTAGGCCTAATGTGGTAATGTACAACACCATCATTGATGGCTTATGCAAAGATAAACTTGTAAACGAGGCATATGATTTATATTCTGAAATGGATGCCAGAGGAATTTTTCCTAATGTTATCACTTACAGTACTCTAATCTATGGCTTTTGCCTTGCGGGTCAGTTAATGGAAGCATTTGgtttattaaatgaaatgatATTGAAGAACATCAACCCGAATGTCTATACCTATACTATATTGATGGATGCATTATGTAAAGAAGGAAAGGTGAAAGAAGCCAAAAATTTATTAGCTGTGATGACGAAAGAAGGAGTAAAACCTAATGTTGTTTCTTATAATACTTTAATGGATGGGTATTGTTTAATTGGTGAAGTGCAGAATGCAAAACAAATGTTTCACACTATGGTCCAAAAGGGAGTAAATCCTAATGTTTACAGCTACAATATAATGATTGATAGATTATGTAAGAGTAAAAGGGTGGATGAGGCCATGAATCTCCTAAGAGAAGTGTTGCATAAAAACATGGTTCCTAATACAGTGACCTACAGTTCTCTTATTGATGGTTTCTGCAAATTAGGGAGAATTACTTCTGCTTTGGATCTTTTGAAGGAGATGTACCACAGAGGTCAACCAGCTGATGTAGTCACCTACACTTCCTTATTAGATGCTTTATGCAAAAACCAAAACCTTGACAAGGCAACTGCACTATTCATGAAAATGAAGGAGCGGGGAATTCAGCCAAATAAGTACACATACACGGCACTTATTGATGGATTATGTAAAGGTGGAAGACATAAGAATGCACAAAAACTTTTTCAACATCTCTTGGTTAAAGGCTGTCGTATAAATGTCTGGACATATAATGTCATGATCAGTGGGCTTTGTAAAGAGGGCATGCTTGATGAAGCATTGGCCATGAAGTCAAAAATGGAAGAGAATGGTTGCATCCCCGATGCTGTAacttttgaaattattattcGTTCTCTGTTTGAGAAGGATCAAAATGATAAGGCTGAGAAACTTCTGCATGAAATGATTGCTAAAGACCTATTACGTTTTAGGGATTTTCATGGTGAGCGATCTCCAGTTACAAATAAGTTATTGTGA